Proteins from a genomic interval of Xanthomonas sp. AM6:
- a CDS encoding carbohydrate porin — MNKTPCIALAALSAALCCAPAAAQDFDPAKTLTGDWGGARTRLVDSGVDLRLSYTGEFAHNNSGGRRDDTYAYADQFFLAGTFDLDKLWAWRGATFKVEVANRNGESLNDTAGFPTLLAVQEIHGRGSVTRLSQFSLTQELFDDRLSIKLGRLYANGDFFSFSCKFQNLSFCGGLPGYVSNGWYVDPISQYGAVVAFKPNDAWRFKVGAYDVNPNNLDRDQGLKLRTDGDSQGTLLVAEVEYLPSFGDGLQGHYRAGGWRNSANYRNTVTTSGLPSDLSDDATAVMDSESGYYATAEQVLWRAPGGGTLRLFGNWVQADKDTDRIDQMLQLGAWLDAPFASRPYDRIGFAAGRTRVSERLGDAQRRYNAALPAGAAAVGVQEYEYPLELNYQYAITPALSLMPNLQYIRNANGIKDNNGVVGGLRVSMNF; from the coding sequence ATGAACAAGACCCCATGCATCGCCCTGGCGGCGCTGTCGGCCGCGCTGTGCTGCGCACCGGCCGCGGCCCAGGATTTCGACCCGGCCAAGACCCTCACCGGCGACTGGGGCGGCGCGCGCACCCGGCTGGTCGACAGCGGCGTGGACCTGCGCCTGTCCTACACCGGCGAGTTCGCGCACAACAACTCCGGCGGACGCCGCGACGACACCTATGCCTACGCCGACCAGTTCTTCCTGGCCGGCACCTTCGACCTGGACAAGCTGTGGGCCTGGCGCGGCGCGACCTTCAAGGTCGAAGTGGCCAACCGCAACGGCGAGTCGCTCAACGACACGGCCGGCTTCCCGACCCTGCTGGCGGTGCAGGAGATCCACGGCCGCGGTTCGGTGACCCGTTTGAGCCAGTTCTCGCTGACCCAGGAACTGTTCGACGACCGGCTCAGCATCAAGCTCGGTCGTTTGTACGCCAACGGCGATTTCTTCTCGTTCTCCTGCAAGTTCCAGAACCTGAGCTTCTGCGGCGGCCTGCCCGGCTACGTCAGCAACGGCTGGTACGTCGACCCGATCAGCCAGTACGGCGCGGTGGTGGCGTTCAAGCCCAACGATGCCTGGCGCTTCAAGGTCGGCGCCTACGACGTCAACCCGAACAACCTGGACCGCGACCAGGGCCTGAAACTACGCACCGACGGCGACAGCCAGGGCACGCTGCTGGTGGCCGAGGTCGAGTACCTGCCCAGCTTCGGCGACGGCCTGCAGGGCCACTACCGCGCCGGCGGCTGGCGCAACAGCGCCAACTACCGCAACACCGTCACCACCAGCGGCCTGCCGTCGGACCTCAGCGACGACGCCACTGCGGTGATGGACAGCGAAAGCGGCTACTACGCCACCGCCGAGCAGGTGCTGTGGCGTGCGCCCGGCGGCGGCACGCTGCGCCTGTTCGGCAACTGGGTGCAGGCCGACAAGGACACCGACCGCATCGACCAGATGCTGCAGCTGGGCGCCTGGCTGGACGCGCCGTTCGCCTCGCGCCCGTACGACCGCATCGGCTTCGCCGCCGGCCGCACCCGGGTCAGCGAACGCCTGGGCGATGCGCAACGCCGCTACAACGCCGCGCTGCCGGCCGGGGCGGCGGCCGTGGGCGTGCAGGAATACGAATATCCGCTGGAACTGAACTACCAGTACGCCATCACCCCGGCGCTGTCGCTGATGCCCAACCTGCAGTACATCCGCAACGCCAACGGCATCAAGGACAACAACGGCGTGGTCGGCGGGCTGCGGGTCAGCATGAACTTCTGA
- a CDS encoding NAD-dependent dehydratase, whose amino-acid sequence MKILLAGATGLVGRQALAQLLAAPACSAVVAPTRRALDLVHPKLHNPLVDFEQLPAQASWWPVDAVICALGTTLRQAGSRAAFRRVDHDYPLAIARLAQRHGAAAFALNSALGADPRSRFFYNRVKGELERELQALGFASLALVRPGLIGGERAQPRRAERLAGTVLQALGPLLPRRYRINPAAHVAAALVDNALRPRAGVHVVGSEQLA is encoded by the coding sequence ATGAAGATCCTGCTCGCCGGCGCCACCGGCCTGGTCGGCCGCCAGGCGCTGGCGCAATTGCTCGCCGCGCCGGCGTGCAGCGCGGTCGTGGCGCCGACCCGGCGCGCGCTGGACCTCGTCCACCCCAAGCTGCACAACCCGCTCGTGGACTTCGAGCAATTGCCGGCGCAGGCGTCGTGGTGGCCGGTCGACGCGGTGATCTGCGCGCTCGGCACCACGCTGCGGCAGGCTGGTTCGCGCGCCGCGTTCCGCCGTGTCGACCACGACTATCCGCTGGCGATCGCGCGGCTGGCGCAGCGGCACGGCGCCGCCGCGTTCGCGCTGAACTCGGCGCTGGGCGCCGATCCGCGCTCGCGCTTCTTCTACAACCGGGTCAAGGGCGAGCTGGAGCGCGAGCTGCAGGCGCTGGGCTTCGCCTCGCTCGCCTTGGTGCGGCCGGGCCTGATCGGAGGCGAACGCGCGCAGCCGCGCCGCGCCGAGCGCCTGGCAGGCACGGTGTTGCAGGCGCTGGGCCCGCTGCTGCCGCGACGCTACCGGATCAATCCCGCCGCGCACGTCGCCGCCGCGCTGGTGGACAACGCATTGCGGCCACGCGCCGGCGTCCATGTGGTCGGGTCGGAACAGTTGGCCTGA
- a CDS encoding dihydroxyacetone kinase subunit DhaK translates to MDQFLTAPRAIVDDVLDAVAALQPLLRSDPASGARIVLQAERDPAQVAVLSGGGAGHEPAHAGFVGPGMLSGAIAGDLFASPGVEAVLAAIRACADAPGVLLVIKNYTGDRLNFGLAAERARAEGIDVASVLVADDIALPDAAQPRGIAGTVLVHKYVGHLARAGLPLAELAQRGQAFADRLLSLGMALSSCTVPGQHAGRRAPELGLGIHNEPGTRKVQPGSVEEALALVLDPLLAQADARYGADAPLVLMLNDLGGCSTQELGVLTRLALQRIGVARIALMTVPAALMTSMDMHGFSVTLAPADADVLAALQAPVQTLGWPGVRVPHAPARFAPALLRSEAHRQGARDAQRGAALARVAQALIGAQAELDALDAQTGDGDAGSTFAAGARALQQALDDDALATGEAAALAHGLAATIERSMGGSSGVLLSILFTTAATDLEAGRGWVPALQAGVARMQHYGGAQPGDRTMLDALLPALDALARGGGLDDAARAARSGADATAQLTQARAGRSAAVPADALRGVVDPGAEAVARAFAAWGR, encoded by the coding sequence ATGGACCAGTTCCTCACCGCCCCGCGCGCGATCGTCGACGACGTGCTCGACGCCGTCGCCGCGCTGCAGCCGCTGCTGCGCTCGGACCCGGCCAGCGGCGCGCGCATCGTGCTGCAGGCCGAGCGCGATCCCGCGCAGGTCGCCGTGCTGTCCGGCGGCGGCGCCGGGCACGAGCCGGCGCACGCCGGCTTCGTCGGCCCCGGCATGCTCAGCGGCGCCATCGCCGGCGACCTGTTCGCCTCGCCGGGCGTGGAAGCGGTGCTGGCCGCGATCCGCGCCTGCGCCGACGCGCCCGGGGTGCTGCTGGTGATCAAGAACTACACCGGCGACCGGCTCAACTTCGGCCTGGCCGCCGAGCGCGCCCGCGCCGAGGGCATCGACGTGGCCAGCGTGCTGGTCGCCGACGACATCGCCCTGCCCGACGCCGCCCAGCCGCGCGGCATCGCCGGCACCGTGCTGGTGCACAAGTACGTCGGCCACCTGGCCCGCGCAGGGCTGCCGCTGGCCGAGCTGGCGCAGCGCGGCCAGGCCTTCGCCGACCGCCTGCTGTCGCTGGGCATGGCGCTGTCCAGCTGCACCGTGCCGGGCCAGCACGCCGGCCGCCGCGCGCCGGAGCTGGGCCTGGGCATCCACAACGAACCGGGCACGCGCAAGGTGCAGCCGGGCTCGGTCGAGGAGGCGCTGGCGCTGGTGCTGGACCCGCTGCTGGCGCAGGCCGACGCGCGGTACGGCGCCGACGCGCCGCTGGTGCTGATGCTCAACGACCTGGGCGGCTGCTCCACCCAGGAACTGGGCGTGCTGACCCGGCTGGCGCTGCAGCGCATCGGCGTGGCGCGGATCGCGCTGATGACCGTGCCGGCGGCGCTGATGACCTCGATGGACATGCACGGCTTCTCGGTCACCCTGGCCCCGGCCGATGCCGACGTGCTCGCCGCGCTGCAGGCGCCGGTGCAGACCCTGGGCTGGCCCGGCGTGCGCGTGCCGCATGCGCCTGCCCGTTTCGCCCCGGCGTTGCTGCGCAGCGAGGCGCACCGGCAGGGTGCCCGCGACGCGCAACGCGGCGCGGCGCTGGCCCGGGTCGCGCAGGCGCTGATCGGCGCGCAGGCGGAGCTGGACGCGCTCGATGCGCAGACCGGCGACGGCGATGCCGGCAGCACCTTCGCCGCCGGCGCCCGCGCGTTGCAGCAGGCGCTGGATGACGACGCGCTGGCGACGGGCGAGGCCGCCGCACTGGCGCACGGCCTGGCGGCGACGATCGAGCGCAGCATGGGCGGCTCCAGCGGCGTGCTGCTGTCGATCCTGTTCACCACCGCGGCCACCGACCTGGAGGCCGGGCGCGGCTGGGTGCCGGCGCTGCAGGCGGGCGTGGCGCGCATGCAGCACTACGGCGGCGCGCAGCCGGGCGACCGCACCATGCTCGACGCGCTGCTGCCGGCGCTGGACGCGCTGGCGCGCGGCGGCGGCCTTGACGACGCGGCGCGCGCGGCCCGCAGCGGCGCCGACGCCACCGCCCAGCTGACCCAGGCCCGCGCCGGCCGCTCGGCTGCGGTGCCGGCGGACGCGCTGCGCGGCGTGGTCGACCCCGGCGCCGAGGCGGTGGCACGCGCATTCGCGGCATGGGGCCGGTAG
- a CDS encoding carbohydrate kinase yields the protein MYDIFIDGYAGTSVGMTARQGGSPFNVAIGLARLGTPSALFTGLSTDPLGRQLRATLEREGVALDHCVDKAEATTLVMVALDAQGVPNYSFYGTGCADRALTAADLPALGAAVGGLHFGSYTLVAETTASTFQTLAERERAQRLISLDPNVRPTVEPDMAVWRARLDRWIALAHVVKVSQEDIELLYPDQDPFAIARGWLQRGPSLVVMTLGGDGAVAWSGTAEARVAGRAVQVADTVGAGDSFQAALLHQLPDLAALAALGRSVPALQRLLEFCVAAAAINCTRAGANPPRLDEVRAAL from the coding sequence TTGTACGACATCTTCATCGACGGCTACGCCGGCACCTCGGTCGGCATGACCGCGCGCCAGGGCGGTTCGCCGTTCAACGTGGCGATCGGCCTGGCCCGCCTCGGCACGCCGTCGGCGCTGTTCACCGGCCTGTCCACCGACCCGCTCGGCCGCCAGTTGCGCGCCACCCTGGAACGCGAGGGCGTGGCGCTGGACCACTGCGTCGACAAGGCCGAGGCGACCACCCTGGTGATGGTCGCGCTGGACGCGCAGGGCGTGCCCAACTACTCGTTCTACGGCACCGGCTGCGCCGATCGCGCGCTGACCGCGGCCGACCTGCCGGCGCTCGGCGCCGCGGTCGGCGGCCTGCACTTCGGTTCCTACACCCTGGTCGCCGAGACCACCGCCAGCACCTTCCAGACGCTTGCCGAACGCGAACGCGCGCAGCGGCTGATCTCGCTGGATCCGAACGTGCGGCCGACGGTGGAGCCGGACATGGCGGTGTGGCGCGCGCGGCTGGATCGCTGGATCGCGCTGGCGCACGTGGTCAAGGTCAGCCAGGAGGACATCGAGCTGCTGTACCCCGACCAGGATCCGTTCGCGATCGCGCGCGGCTGGCTGCAGCGCGGCCCGTCGCTGGTGGTGATGACCCTGGGCGGCGACGGCGCGGTGGCCTGGAGCGGTACCGCCGAGGCGCGCGTGGCCGGGCGCGCGGTGCAGGTGGCCGACACCGTCGGCGCCGGCGACAGCTTCCAGGCCGCGCTGCTGCACCAGCTGCCCGACCTGGCCGCGCTCGCCGCGCTGGGCCGGTCGGTGCCGGCGCTGCAGCGGCTGCTGGAGTTCTGCGTGGCCGCCGCGGCGATCAACTGCACCCGCGCCGGCGCCAATCCGCCGCGCCTGGACGAGGTGCGCGCCGCGCTGTAG
- a CDS encoding GGDEF domain-containing protein: MPDKRDEPSAGGLRKLLSPRRREPAAASALAPRGHGHAHAQGAAPAAPGAPADPAAATAALIRLFNHAHEPLDLLGAFAEGMAGLHGELGDMGRRLQSAAAAGDWPSYGRALRQLIDKYIRTIDVDDPLAGPSDTERLRDLLRQAVAGALASLLHSLPELATESEATGEALRQWRPGQPLEPLAQRVRELCHQVALRASDSQEQQTLLLGLFDLLLENIGELLDDTSWLQGQIAVVRDLISGPLDRYSIEEARGSLREVTYKQGLLKQGIAESKEAMKDMMVSFVENLDGMAISTSEFHDRIADYSQTIRDARSIGDLNRLLQEVLQDTGHVQQQALRARDHLIAARQEVEAAEQRILRLEQELQDVSGLVRVDQLTGALNRRGLDELFARELVRTERGEQPLCVAMLDLDDFRKLNETYGHPGGDAALRHVVEVARTTLRGSDAIARFGGEEFLLLMPDCTIFEAAAAVTRVQRALAQRAVVHEDQRVFVSFSAGVAMRRAGETQDVVVRRADRALYEAKKAGKNRVVSAD; the protein is encoded by the coding sequence ATGCCGGATAAACGCGACGAGCCATCTGCCGGCGGGCTGCGCAAGCTGTTGTCGCCGCGTCGCCGCGAGCCGGCGGCCGCCTCGGCGCTGGCGCCGCGCGGGCATGGCCATGCGCACGCGCAGGGCGCCGCGCCCGCGGCGCCGGGCGCGCCCGCCGATCCGGCCGCGGCCACGGCGGCGCTGATCCGCCTGTTCAACCACGCCCACGAGCCGCTGGACCTGCTCGGCGCCTTCGCCGAGGGCATGGCCGGCCTGCACGGGGAGCTGGGCGACATGGGCCGGCGCCTGCAGTCGGCGGCCGCCGCCGGCGACTGGCCCAGCTATGGCCGCGCGCTGCGCCAGTTGATCGACAAGTACATCCGCACCATCGACGTCGACGATCCGCTGGCCGGGCCCAGCGACACCGAGCGCCTGCGCGACCTGCTGCGCCAGGCGGTGGCCGGCGCGCTGGCCTCGCTGCTGCACAGCCTGCCCGAGCTGGCCACCGAATCGGAGGCCACCGGCGAGGCGTTGCGGCAGTGGCGGCCGGGCCAGCCGCTGGAACCGCTGGCGCAGCGCGTGCGCGAGCTGTGCCACCAGGTCGCGCTGCGCGCCAGCGACAGCCAGGAGCAGCAGACCCTGCTGCTGGGCCTGTTCGACCTGCTGCTGGAGAACATCGGCGAACTGCTCGACGACACCAGCTGGCTGCAGGGCCAGATCGCGGTGGTGCGCGACCTGATCAGCGGCCCGCTGGACCGCTATTCGATCGAGGAAGCGCGCGGCAGCCTGCGCGAGGTGACCTACAAGCAGGGCCTGCTGAAACAGGGCATCGCCGAATCCAAGGAAGCGATGAAGGACATGATGGTGTCCTTCGTCGAGAACCTGGACGGCATGGCGATCAGCACGAGCGAGTTCCACGACCGCATCGCCGACTATTCGCAGACCATCCGCGACGCGCGCAGCATCGGCGACCTCAACCGCCTGCTGCAGGAAGTGCTGCAGGACACCGGCCACGTGCAGCAGCAGGCGCTGCGCGCGCGCGACCACCTGATCGCCGCGCGCCAGGAAGTGGAAGCGGCCGAGCAGCGCATCCTGCGCCTGGAGCAGGAACTGCAGGACGTCAGCGGGCTGGTGCGGGTCGACCAGCTCACCGGCGCGCTCAACCGCCGCGGCCTGGACGAACTGTTCGCGCGCGAGCTGGTGCGCACCGAACGCGGCGAGCAGCCGCTGTGCGTGGCGATGCTGGACCTGGACGACTTCCGCAAGCTCAACGAGACCTATGGCCATCCCGGCGGCGACGCCGCGCTGCGCCACGTGGTCGAGGTGGCGCGCACCACGCTGCGCGGCAGCGACGCGATCGCCCGCTTCGGCGGCGAGGAATTCCTGCTGCTGATGCCCGACTGCACCATCTTCGAAGCGGCCGCGGCGGTGACCCGGGTGCAGCGCGCGCTGGCCCAGCGCGCGGTGGTGCACGAGGACCAGCGCGTGTTCGTCAGCTTCAGCGCCGGCGTGGCGATGCGCCGCGCCGGCGAGACCCAGGACGTGGTGGTCAGGCGCGCCGACCGCGCGCTGTACGAGGCCAAGAAGGCGGGCAAGAACCGGGTGGTGTCGGCGGATTAG
- a CDS encoding AarF/UbiB family protein — translation MSATPDAADTSHVIGGLSRRTQILRLLLRYRSSGVFSGMDVEAADGEHALPPEGTPEQFVTDLEALGPTFVKLGQMLSTRPDVVPPEFATALERMQENTAPIPVERIREIVEAELGVAVNKAFSEFDDTPLGTASLAQVHRAALRDGTPVAIKVQKPEVAAQVRSDLEVLRSFASAADKLTGLGRRIRFVDWLAEFGKALLAELNYEAEAENLARFGEHLKPFPQLWVPQPIWDLSSRKVLTMQLAEGVRVDKISGLRRTEQPMDDLAAALVRGYLDQMFVHGEIHADPHPGNLRVLSDGRLAIFDLGMVAHVPPKLRERLLKLLFAAVDGRGEEVAEETIALSTRLEDFDEDHYQRETGQMIARYAAHDATSEGRVVLDLVRIATAYGLRTPPELSLLGKTLLNLEAVCRALSPNLDTRSVVEDQLQHVMRARLKKSLSAANLASEAMEMQALLREGPRKLSDILSLAADNRLQVRVAGLEESRLMESLQKIANRVAAGVVTAALILASAQMMRIDTGSKLFGYPTIAMVLFLLGVALGLGIVVSAVLFDRRAHAREERGRR, via the coding sequence ATGAGCGCGACGCCTGACGCTGCGGACACCTCGCACGTAATCGGCGGCCTCAGCCGCCGCACCCAGATCCTGCGCCTGCTGCTGCGCTACCGCAGCTCGGGGGTGTTCTCCGGCATGGACGTGGAGGCCGCCGACGGCGAGCACGCGTTGCCGCCGGAAGGCACGCCCGAGCAGTTCGTCACCGACCTGGAGGCGCTGGGCCCGACCTTCGTCAAGCTCGGGCAGATGCTGTCCACGCGCCCGGACGTGGTGCCGCCGGAATTCGCCACCGCGCTGGAGCGCATGCAGGAGAACACCGCGCCGATCCCGGTGGAGCGCATCCGCGAAATCGTCGAGGCCGAACTCGGCGTGGCGGTGAACAAGGCCTTTTCCGAATTCGACGACACGCCGCTGGGCACCGCCTCGCTGGCGCAGGTGCACCGCGCCGCGCTGCGCGACGGCACGCCGGTGGCGATCAAGGTGCAAAAGCCCGAGGTCGCCGCGCAGGTGCGCTCGGACCTGGAAGTGCTCAGGAGCTTCGCCAGCGCCGCCGACAAGCTGACCGGGCTGGGCCGGCGCATCCGCTTCGTCGACTGGCTGGCCGAGTTCGGCAAAGCGCTGCTGGCCGAACTGAACTACGAGGCCGAGGCGGAGAACCTGGCGCGCTTCGGCGAGCACCTCAAGCCGTTCCCGCAGCTGTGGGTGCCGCAGCCGATCTGGGACCTGAGCAGCCGCAAGGTGCTGACCATGCAACTGGCCGAAGGCGTGCGCGTGGACAAGATCTCCGGGCTGCGCCGCACCGAGCAGCCGATGGACGACCTGGCCGCGGCGCTGGTGCGCGGCTACCTGGACCAGATGTTCGTGCACGGCGAGATCCATGCCGATCCGCACCCGGGCAACCTGCGCGTGCTGAGCGACGGGCGCCTGGCGATCTTCGACCTGGGCATGGTCGCGCACGTGCCGCCGAAGCTGCGCGAGCGCCTGCTCAAGCTGCTGTTCGCCGCGGTCGACGGCCGCGGCGAGGAGGTGGCCGAGGAGACCATCGCGCTGAGCACGCGCCTGGAGGATTTCGACGAGGACCACTACCAGCGCGAGACCGGGCAGATGATCGCCCGCTACGCCGCGCACGACGCCACCTCCGAAGGCCGCGTGGTGCTGGACCTGGTGCGCATCGCCACCGCCTACGGGCTGCGCACGCCGCCGGAGCTGAGCCTGCTCGGCAAGACCCTGCTGAACCTGGAGGCGGTGTGCCGCGCGCTGTCGCCGAACCTGGACACGCGCAGCGTGGTCGAGGACCAGCTGCAGCACGTGATGCGCGCGCGGCTGAAGAAATCGCTGTCGGCGGCGAACCTGGCCAGCGAGGCGATGGAGATGCAGGCGCTGCTGCGCGAAGGCCCGCGCAAGCTGTCGGACATCCTGTCGCTGGCCGCCGACAACCGCCTGCAGGTGCGCGTGGCCGGGCTGGAGGAATCGCGGCTGATGGAGAGCCTGCAGAAGATCGCCAACCGCGTGGCCGCCGGCGTGGTCACCGCCGCGCTGATCCTGGCCTCGGCGCAGATGATGCGCATCGACACCGGCAGCAAGCTGTTCGGCTACCCGACGATCGCGATGGTGCTGTTCCTGCTCGGCGTGGCGCTGGGCCTGGGCATCGTGGTCAGCGCGGTGCTGTTCGACCGGCGTGCGCATGCCCGCGAGGAGCGCGGGCGGCGCTAG
- a CDS encoding DUF808 domain-containing protein, giving the protein MAGASLFTLLDDIATLLDDVSILTKVAAKKTAGVLGDDLALNAQQVTGVNADRELPVVWAVAKGSLLNKAILVPAALAISVWLPWAITPLMMIGGAFLCFEGVEKLAHRFLHSKEEDAQHHAQQLQALADEKVDVVALEKDKIKGAIRTDFILSAEIIVLSLGVVAGVPFVQQVSVLVAIALAMTVGVYGLVAGIVKLDDLGLYLTRKGAAAAAIGRGILWLAPWLMRALSIAGTAAMFLVGGGILVHSIGPLHHAIEGLAPQGAWGSVILNLGNALVGIVAGAVVLGAVLLFKKIRD; this is encoded by the coding sequence ATGGCCGGCGCCAGCCTGTTCACCCTGCTCGACGATATCGCCACGCTGCTGGACGACGTGTCCATCCTGACCAAGGTGGCGGCGAAGAAGACCGCCGGTGTGCTCGGCGACGACCTGGCGCTGAACGCGCAGCAGGTCACCGGGGTCAACGCCGACCGCGAGCTGCCGGTGGTGTGGGCGGTGGCCAAGGGCTCGCTGCTCAACAAGGCGATCCTGGTGCCGGCGGCGCTGGCGATCAGCGTGTGGCTGCCGTGGGCGATCACGCCGCTGATGATGATCGGCGGCGCGTTCCTGTGCTTCGAGGGCGTGGAGAAGCTGGCGCACCGCTTCCTGCATTCCAAGGAAGAGGACGCGCAGCACCACGCGCAGCAGCTGCAGGCGCTGGCCGATGAGAAGGTGGACGTGGTCGCGCTGGAGAAGGACAAGATCAAGGGCGCGATCCGCACCGATTTCATCCTCTCGGCGGAGATCATCGTGCTGTCGCTGGGCGTGGTCGCCGGCGTGCCGTTCGTGCAGCAGGTGTCGGTGCTGGTGGCGATCGCGCTGGCGATGACGGTCGGCGTGTACGGCCTGGTCGCCGGCATCGTCAAGCTCGACGACCTGGGCCTGTACCTGACCCGCAAGGGCGCCGCCGCCGCGGCGATCGGCCGCGGCATCCTGTGGCTGGCGCCGTGGCTGATGCGCGCGCTGTCGATCGCCGGCACCGCGGCGATGTTCCTGGTCGGCGGCGGCATCCTGGTCCACAGCATCGGCCCGCTGCACCACGCCATCGAGGGCCTCGCGCCTCAGGGCGCCTGGGGCAGCGTGATCCTCAACCTGGGCAATGCGCTGGTCGGCATCGTGGCCGGCGCGGTGGTGCTGGGGGCGGTGTTGCTGTTCAAGAAGATCCGGGATTAG